GGATATCTTCTTCCCGCCATTCTTTGGTCATCCAGGAAGCGCCCACTCTTCCTGAAGTTCCCCGGAGGTAAAAACGATGCCTTCCTTCCGGAAAAACGAATAAAACGTCTGTTGCAGGAATACCTTCGAATTTTTTACTGAAATATTCCACCAATTGCCCGTATCCGTGCAGGACATATACCAGGTGCTTCACTGGGTCTCCGGATTGGATCTTCCGGTAACGGAGCGAAGACGGAATTGCTATTTTCCCTTCCACGGAACTCATACTTTCTTCGGTAAGTTTTTGGCAAATTCCGGGTAAAGACGGTACTTTTTCGCTACAGGGTCCAGGAAGAATTTCAGTTTCAACGCTTTTTTCTTCGTGATGGAAGGAATGTACTTGTAAACGTCCCCGATGTTTTTCGTGTAAGAATCGATCTCACTTTCATAAATCGCGATATCCATCGGTACCTGGTTCGGATTTTCCTCATAGGAGTGAACCAAAGCTTCCGGGTGATCCTCGCCAGCAAAGTCAAAGGATTTCCACTGGAAAACCATCATCAGGTCGTGCTCGTTGAATACGGAGAAATAACTTTTCCAGCCTGAATTCCGGATTCGGTAACCCACAATCACATCTTTCCGGGTAGGAGCAACGATGGAGCGGAACTCAATGTCCAATTCTCTTCCCGGGCTGGAAGGAGCAAAGATCGGGTTTGAAATGCGGTCAATTGCACCGTCGTAATAGAACATGTAGTTGTAATTCCCGGTGAACCCGATTTCTGCAGCTTTCGCTTCGCGGTTATTTTTGATCGCTTCGTCCATCGCATATTCCAGGCGATTAACAGTAATAATGGCATCCTCGATGGTATCTGCATTGATGTATTCCTTGTAGATCCTCAGAGTGAATTTTTCATTCACCGGAATAGCCAGGGATGCCATGATTTCTCTTTTAGCCCGTGCGTCAAAGCTTTCATTGCTTTTTCCGTCGGTTTTTTCTGTTGTGATGTCCGAATCTGTGGTAGTTTCATCACTACAGGAACTTGCCATAAGCAGCAGGCAAAGCATGCTGATTTCAACTAATTTCATATGTTTAATAATCGATGTCTAAGTTAAAACGGTTCTTGAGGTCGAAAAGGTTTGAATTTTTCTTCGCTAATTTTTCAAAACGGTCCGGACCGTTCAGGTATTTCACTTCTTCCGGGGCGTCTTTGACCATTTCCAATTGGATAACCAGGTCGTAGTTTTGGATTTCCTTGCGGATGTATGCCATTACTTCTCCGAGCGCTGCTTCCAGGCGTGTCATCTGGATGGTATTGTCCACTTCAAACTGGAAAGTTGTTTCATCCAGCTGAACAGGTTCGCGTTTGATCATCACGTGATAGACCTGGTCTTGCCCGTTCAGTTTTTGCGTATGCGCCATGGTTTTCCAAAGGCGTACCACATCATCCCGGTGGAATTCCTTCTTCGGCAAATCACTTTGAGGAACCTGCGCTTTGGCTTTTTGCTGCTCGATCAGTTGATTGATCGATAAGTTATTGGAGTTTAAATTCCCGGTTGGAGCCGATAGTACTTTTGCTTCCGGCTTCATCGAAAAAGCAGTTCTTTCGGGAGTTACGGAAGGTTTGTTTACAGGCTTGGATTCATTTCTCAGGCTTTGCCCGACAAACGGAATGATGGGAACCGGATCAGTTAAGGATTTTTTTTTTCGAGCTCAGATTTAACCGAACAGATTTGCATCAGGGTCAATTCGACCAGCAAGCGTTGGTTCTTTGCGGATTTGTAATCCACATCTGCTTTGCTGAGCACTCCCAAACAACGCAGGGCGAAGGCTCCGTCGATTTTCTTGGCCTGGTCCACAAACAGTTTTTCCGTTGCTTCACCGACTTCCAGCAGGTTTGCCGTTCGGGGATCTTTGCAGATCAACAGGTTCCTGAAATGTTCTGCCAGTCCTACCAGGAAATGATGTCCGTCAAATCCTTTTTCCATCACATCGTTGAACAACAGTAAACACGCAGGAATATCCTCATTCAATGCATTTTCCACGACTTTGAAATAATAATCGTGATCCAATACATTCAAATTGTCTAAAACCGCTTTATGGGTAATGGTTGTTCCGCAGAAGCTGACGATCTGGTCGAAAATAGACAAGGCATCACGCAGTGCTCCGTCTGCTTTCTGAGCAATCAGGTGCAGGGCATCCGGATCAGCAGAAATGGCTTCCTGTGTAGCAACGTGTGCCAAATGATCGGCAATGTCTTTGACTTTGATGCGTTGAAAATCAAAAATCTGGCAGCGCGACAAAATCGTCGGTAAGATCTTGTGTTTTTCAGTGGTTGCCAAAATGAAGATCGCGTGAGCAGGCGGTTCTTCCAAAGTCTTCAAAAAAGCGTTGAAAGCCGCTGTAGACAACATGTGAACCTCGTCGATGATATACACCTTGTGAGTTCCCAATTGCGGAGCGATACGAACCTGGTCGATCAATCCGCGGATATCGTCTACGGAGTTGTTGGATGCCGCATCTAATTCGTAAACGTTCAGGGAAGCACCTTCGTTGAAGGAAAGGCAGCTTTCACACTGATCACAAGCTTCTACAGCTTCTGTTCTGTTAAAACAGTTGATTGTTTTCGCTAAAATACGTGCAGTAGTTGTTTTACCAACTCCACGCGAACCACAAAACAAGAAAGCCTGCGCTAAATGCTGGTTTTTGATTGCGTTCTTAAGTGTGTTGGTAATTGCCTTTTGCCCAACAACCGTATCAAAGGTCTGGGGTCTGTATTTTCGGGCAGAAACAACGAAATCCGACATGGATACAAAGTTAGGGAAACTTTCTCAAACAATTGAAAATTGAAAATGGTAAAATTGAAAAGTTTTGAAAAGAGTTAAGACGAATTAGTCGTTACCGGGATATTTTTCTGTCTGACGCTAAAAGTCTTGTCTCATGACTCTTTAAATTCAATTGGTTTGATTTTCCAGCCTTTGTGAATCCCGGATCCGTTTTTCAAGAATGTTGGAATACTGTAAAGCTTCGTCCTGGCCACCTTCCACGTAAGATTTCTGTATCCAGGATTTCGCACTTTGCAAGTCGTTCAGTACTTCATAAGCCAGCGCCATGTTGTATGCCGCACGTGCCCTGATCTTGGATTTCGGATTCGAATCATACTCTTCTTTCCAGGTATTCAGCGCTCCTTCCCAGTCCCTGGTAAGTGCCTGCCGGGCACCGATACTCATCCGTCCTTTTTTACTGACATACATCATACGCTGTTCCCAGAAGTAAAGCGGAACCAGGTCGTGTGCAAAAGATTGGCCGGTATAATAACTTACTTCGGTCAAGGCTTCGTTTCGTTTGATCAGGCGGCCAATAGCTTCTACCGGATTTGCAGAGCGCTGTACCCATGTTTTTCCCTGTTTGTATGCATCCTGGTAAACGATGGTTCTTTTAGCCGGATAATACAGTATAAAGCCCGCCCTTGCAGTAGCTTTCCCGGTTATTTCGACTTCTGCACCGCTTCCGTTCAACATGTTTTGAACCGTATTGACCGCTGTTGCCGCCGGATTGATCACATTAAAATCGGTATCGAAGAATTCCAGGCTTAAAACAGCATCCGTTCCGTATTTTTTACAAATACTATCAACCTGGTCCCAATTCATGGGCGCACCAAAATCAATGCTTGCGGGTTTGGAAGCCATCATGGAACTGTCGCATTGTTTGATTTCAAATCTTGGACTTGTTCGAAGCAGTTGATCGATGCCCCTGATACATTCATTCGATAATTCTTTGTCCTGCTTCGGAGTTTCCAATGTCAAAGTCCCTTCCAGCAATCCTTCTTTTCCGGGAATGGAATGATTGAGCAGGGCTAAAGATTTAATAGAGTTGTCGACAGAAATATTCGCAGGTCTCTGAACCTCTATCTGCATACCTTGTGTGGTTCTGCAGGAACTGAAAATCAGCATGCCGGCGGTGCTGAGTAAAAGTAGTTGTTTCATATAGTCATCGTTCGGTGCAAATATATCTGATTCTCTGAATGGATATATCGGCAAGTTTAAAAGTTGAAGCCGGTACTTCTAAAACTGTGCCGGATTTTGAAGGATTATAATTTTAACTTTTATACCTGTGTGGCTTTTAAAATTTAACCTTTCTTCCCGCTCTCTTTTGCATTTTACATTTGAATTAAGATTAGTCTTCTATCTTTGTGTAAAATTCGATAAATGAAAGTTTATAACAACATATTGGAAACCATCGGGAATACGCCTTTGGTGAGATTGAACAAGCTGACCAAAAACTGTAAAGCAACCGTTTTAGCGAAAGTTGAAACAACCAACCCTGGCAACTCCGTGAAAGACCGCATGGCGGTAAAAATGATCGAGGACGCCGAGAAAAACGGATTGTTGAAACCGGGAGGAACCATCATCGAAGGAACTTCCGGGAATACAGGAATGGGACTGGCCCTGGCTGCTATCGTAAAAGGTTATAAGCTGATTTGTGTATT
The window above is part of the Fluviicola sp. genome. Proteins encoded here:
- the dnaX gene encoding DNA polymerase III subunit gamma/tau, whose protein sequence is MSDFVVSARKYRPQTFDTVVGQKAITNTLKNAIKNQHLAQAFLFCGSRGVGKTTTARILAKTINCFNRTEAVEACDQCESCLSFNEGASLNVYELDAASNNSVDDIRGLIDQVRIAPQLGTHKVYIIDEVHMLSTAAFNAFLKTLEEPPAHAIFILATTEKHKILPTILSRCQIFDFQRIKVKDIADHLAHVATQEAISADPDALHLIAQKADGALRDALSIFDQIVSFCGTTITHKAVLDNLNVLDHDYYFKVVENALNEDIPACLLLFNDVMEKGFDGHHFLVGLAEHFRNLLICKDPRTANLLEVGEATEKLFVDQAKKIDGAFALRCLGVLSKADVDYKSAKNQRLLVELTLMQICSVKSELEKKNP
- a CDS encoding DUF6340 family protein, with amino-acid sequence MKQLLLLSTAGMLIFSSCRTTQGMQIEVQRPANISVDNSIKSLALLNHSIPGKEGLLEGTLTLETPKQDKELSNECIRGIDQLLRTSPRFEIKQCDSSMMASKPASIDFGAPMNWDQVDSICKKYGTDAVLSLEFFDTDFNVINPAATAVNTVQNMLNGSGAEVEITGKATARAGFILYYPAKRTIVYQDAYKQGKTWVQRSANPVEAIGRLIKRNEALTEVSYYTGQSFAHDLVPLYFWEQRMMYVSKKGRMSIGARQALTRDWEGALNTWKEEYDSNPKSKIRARAAYNMALAYEVLNDLQSAKSWIQKSYVEGGQDEALQYSNILEKRIRDSQRLENQTN